The Streptomyces sp. NBC_00691 genome has a segment encoding these proteins:
- a CDS encoding aldehyde dehydrogenase family protein, giving the protein MTAAQQTIHVGGEWRAALSGATREIIDPVDATAFAVVAEGGVQDTDEAVAAARAAFDDGSWPRTPVAERAALLRRVADLLERDRERIGALESQDAGKTLEEGRVDVDCVRDAFLYFADLVEKEDGGRVVDAGSADIRSVVVHEPVGVCALITPWNYPLLQASWKIAPALAAGNTFVIKPSEITPLSTVVLVELLLEAGLPLGAANIVTGPGHTVGARLAEHPSVDLVSFTGGLVSGTKVARAAADSVKKVALELGGKNPNVVFADACATPEDFDTAVDQALNAAFIHSGQVCSAGSRLIVEESLRERFVAELARRARLIRLGRGTDAGVECGPLVSAAQVARTEEYVASALGEGAVLRAGGERPEGPGYFYRPTVLDRCHRRMRVVREEIFGPVLTVETFRTEEEAVTLANDTEYGLAGAVWTSDPDRARRVAARLRHGTVWINDFHPYLPQAEWGGFGKSGIGRELGPSGLAEYREAKHIYQNLAPRPVRWFAGTTAKDRA; this is encoded by the coding sequence GTGACGGCAGCACAACAGACCATCCATGTGGGCGGAGAGTGGCGCGCAGCCCTGTCCGGAGCCACGCGCGAGATCATCGACCCCGTCGACGCGACCGCCTTCGCGGTCGTCGCGGAGGGCGGTGTCCAGGACACCGACGAGGCCGTGGCGGCGGCACGCGCCGCGTTCGACGACGGTTCCTGGCCGCGCACACCGGTCGCCGAGCGCGCCGCCCTGCTGCGGCGGGTCGCCGACCTGCTGGAGCGCGACCGCGAGCGGATCGGCGCCCTGGAGAGCCAGGACGCGGGCAAGACCCTGGAGGAGGGCCGCGTCGACGTCGACTGCGTCCGCGACGCCTTCCTCTACTTCGCCGACCTCGTCGAGAAGGAGGACGGCGGACGGGTCGTCGACGCGGGTTCGGCCGACATCCGCAGCGTCGTCGTGCACGAGCCCGTCGGGGTCTGCGCCCTGATCACGCCGTGGAACTACCCGCTGCTCCAGGCCAGCTGGAAGATCGCGCCCGCCCTCGCCGCCGGCAACACCTTCGTGATCAAGCCCAGCGAGATCACCCCGCTCAGCACCGTCGTCCTGGTCGAGCTGCTCCTGGAGGCCGGGCTGCCGCTCGGCGCGGCCAACATCGTCACCGGCCCCGGCCACACCGTCGGCGCCCGGCTCGCCGAGCACCCCTCCGTCGACCTCGTCTCCTTCACCGGCGGTCTCGTCAGCGGCACGAAGGTCGCCAGGGCCGCCGCCGACAGCGTGAAGAAGGTCGCCCTCGAACTGGGCGGCAAGAACCCCAACGTCGTCTTCGCCGACGCCTGTGCGACGCCCGAGGACTTCGACACCGCCGTCGACCAGGCGCTCAACGCCGCCTTCATCCACAGCGGCCAGGTCTGCTCCGCCGGCTCCCGCCTCATCGTCGAGGAGTCGCTGCGCGAACGTTTCGTCGCCGAGCTCGCCCGCCGGGCCCGACTGATCCGGCTCGGCCGCGGCACCGACGCGGGCGTCGAGTGCGGACCGCTGGTCTCCGCGGCCCAGGTCGCGCGGACCGAGGAGTACGTGGCCTCCGCCCTCGGCGAGGGCGCCGTCCTGCGCGCGGGCGGCGAGCGCCCCGAAGGCCCCGGCTACTTCTACCGGCCCACCGTCCTCGACCGCTGCCACCGCCGCATGCGCGTCGTCCGCGAGGAGATATTCGGCCCCGTCCTCACCGTGGAGACGTTCCGCACCGAGGAGGAGGCCGTCACCCTCGCGAACGACACCGAGTACGGCCTCGCCGGAGCCGTCTGGACCTCCGACCCGGACCGCGCCCGCCGCGTCGCGGCCCGGCTGCGCCACGGCACCGTCTGGATCAACGACTTCCACCCGTATCTGCCCCAGGCCGAATGGGGCGGCTTCGGAAAGTCCGGCATCGGCCGCGAACTGGGCCCCAGCGGCCTCGCCGAGTACCGCGAGGCCAAGCACATCTACCAGAACCTCGCCCCGCGCCCCGTGCGCTGGTTCGCGGGCACGACGGCGAAGGACCGGGCATGA
- a CDS encoding GMC family oxidoreductase → MNDQHVYDYVVVGGGTAGSVIASRLTENPDVTVAVIEGGPSDVGRDDVLTLRRWMGLLGGELDYDYPTTEQPRGNSYIRHSRARVLGGCSSHNTLIAFKPLPSDWDEWAGAGAEGWDAASMDPYFARLRNNIVPVDEADRNAIARDFVDAAQNALGVPRVEGFNREPFHEGVGFFDLAYHPENNKRSSASVAYLHPFLDRPNLHIALETWAFRLELEGTRATGVHIRTKEGTEHVVRARREVLVCAGAVDTPRLLLHSGIGPRADLEKLGIPVVHDLPGVGENLLDHPESVIVWETHGPIPENSAMDSDAGLFVRRDPESEGPDLMFHFYQIPFTDNPERIGYERPAHGVSMTPNIPKPRSRGRLYLTSADPEVKPALDFRYFTDEDDYDGRTLVDGIRVARQIAASEPLAGWLKREVCPGPEVTSDEELSAYARHVAHTVYHPAGTCRMGSADDELAVVAPDLRIRGLDGIRIADASVFPTMTAVNPMIGVLMVGEKCVDLLGGTRR, encoded by the coding sequence ATGAACGACCAGCACGTCTACGACTACGTCGTCGTCGGCGGCGGCACCGCCGGTTCGGTGATCGCCTCCCGGCTGACCGAGAACCCCGACGTCACCGTCGCCGTGATCGAGGGCGGCCCCAGCGACGTCGGCCGCGACGACGTCCTCACCCTGCGCCGCTGGATGGGCCTGCTCGGCGGTGAGCTGGACTACGACTACCCCACCACCGAGCAGCCGCGCGGCAACTCGTACATCCGCCACAGCCGCGCACGCGTCCTCGGCGGCTGTTCCTCGCACAACACCCTCATCGCCTTCAAGCCCCTGCCCTCCGACTGGGACGAGTGGGCCGGGGCCGGAGCCGAGGGCTGGGACGCGGCGTCGATGGACCCGTACTTCGCCCGGCTGCGCAACAACATCGTCCCCGTCGACGAGGCCGACCGGAACGCGATAGCCCGGGACTTCGTCGACGCGGCGCAGAACGCGCTCGGCGTCCCGCGCGTCGAAGGCTTCAACCGGGAGCCCTTCCACGAGGGCGTCGGCTTCTTCGACCTCGCCTACCACCCCGAGAACAACAAGCGGTCGTCCGCCTCGGTCGCCTATCTGCACCCGTTCCTGGACCGGCCGAACCTGCACATCGCCCTGGAGACCTGGGCGTTCCGCCTGGAGCTGGAGGGCACCCGCGCCACCGGCGTGCACATCCGCACCAAGGAGGGCACGGAGCACGTCGTCCGCGCCCGGCGCGAGGTCCTGGTGTGCGCCGGGGCGGTGGACACCCCGCGCCTGCTGCTGCACTCCGGCATCGGGCCGCGCGCGGACCTGGAGAAGCTCGGCATCCCCGTCGTGCACGACCTGCCCGGCGTCGGCGAGAACCTCCTCGACCACCCCGAGTCGGTCATCGTGTGGGAGACGCACGGCCCCATCCCGGAGAACTCCGCGATGGACTCCGACGCCGGGCTCTTCGTCCGCCGCGACCCGGAGTCCGAGGGACCGGACCTGATGTTCCACTTCTACCAGATCCCCTTCACCGACAACCCCGAGCGGATCGGCTACGAACGGCCCGCGCACGGCGTGTCGATGACCCCGAACATCCCCAAGCCGCGCAGCCGCGGCCGGCTCTACCTCACCAGCGCCGACCCCGAGGTCAAGCCCGCGCTCGACTTCCGGTACTTCACCGACGAGGACGACTACGACGGCCGGACGCTCGTGGACGGCATCCGCGTCGCCCGGCAGATCGCCGCGAGCGAACCGCTGGCCGGATGGCTGAAGCGCGAGGTGTGCCCCGGACCCGAGGTCACCTCCGACGAGGAGCTCAGCGCCTACGCCCGCCACGTCGCGCACACCGTCTACCACCCGGCCGGCACCTGCCGGATGGGCTCCGCGGACGACGAACTCGCCGTCGTCGCACCCGACCTGAGGATCCGGGGCCTCGACGGCATCCGGATCGCCGACGCGTCCGTCTTCCCGACCATGACCGCCGTGAACCCGATGATCGGTGTGCTCATGGTCGGCGAGAAATGTGTGGACCTGCTGGGAGGCACCCGACGATGA
- a CDS encoding quaternary amine ABC transporter ATP-binding protein, translating to MNDPTQDTTEPVFSVRELWKVFGPKADRVPADKELASLDAAELRERTGCTAAVRDVSFDVRKGEVFVVMGLSGSGKSTLVRCLTRLIEPTSGSISIDGEDVLSMDSGRLRELRRHRASMVFQHFGLLPHRTVLDNIAYGLEIQGVGRGERRARAAEFVTKVGLEGMENRRPSQLSGGQQQRVGLARALAVDPEVLLFDEPFSALDPLIRRDMQEEVVRLHREEGRTMVFITHDLSEALKLGDRIALMRDGRIVQLGTPEEIVGAPADDYVRDFVRDVPREQVLTVRSAMRPALADEHEAGAALAPSATVHEAIEAVARTGVNARVVENGRCLGVVDHAGLLGVVAGVPAATGKAVA from the coding sequence ATGAACGACCCGACGCAGGACACCACCGAGCCCGTCTTCTCCGTGCGCGAGCTGTGGAAGGTCTTCGGCCCGAAGGCCGACCGCGTGCCCGCCGACAAGGAGCTCGCCTCGCTCGACGCCGCGGAGCTGCGCGAGCGCACCGGCTGCACCGCCGCCGTCCGCGACGTCTCCTTCGACGTCCGCAAGGGCGAGGTCTTCGTCGTCATGGGCCTCTCCGGCTCGGGCAAGTCGACGCTCGTCCGCTGTCTCACCCGGCTCATCGAACCGACCTCGGGCAGCATCTCCATCGATGGCGAGGACGTGCTGTCCATGGACAGCGGCCGGCTCCGCGAGCTGCGCCGGCACCGCGCGTCCATGGTCTTCCAGCACTTCGGGCTGCTCCCGCACCGGACCGTGCTCGACAACATCGCGTACGGGCTGGAGATCCAGGGCGTGGGACGCGGCGAACGGCGCGCACGCGCGGCCGAGTTCGTCACCAAGGTCGGCCTGGAGGGCATGGAGAACCGCAGGCCGAGCCAGTTGTCCGGCGGCCAGCAGCAGCGGGTCGGACTGGCCCGCGCGCTCGCCGTGGATCCCGAAGTCCTGCTGTTCGACGAGCCGTTCAGCGCGCTCGACCCGCTCATCCGCCGGGACATGCAGGAGGAGGTCGTCCGGCTGCACCGGGAGGAGGGCCGCACGATGGTCTTCATCACCCACGACCTGAGCGAGGCGCTGAAGCTCGGCGACCGCATCGCGCTGATGCGCGACGGCCGGATCGTGCAGCTCGGCACGCCGGAGGAGATCGTGGGCGCCCCCGCCGACGACTACGTCAGGGACTTCGTCCGGGACGTCCCGCGCGAACAGGTGCTGACCGTCCGCTCGGCGATGCGCCCCGCGCTCGCCGACGAGCACGAGGCGGGCGCCGCGCTCGCCCCGAGCGCCACCGTCCACGAGGCCATCGAGGCCGTCGCCCGTACGGGCGTGAACGCGCGGGTCGTCGAGAACGGCCGCTGCCTCGGCGTGGTCGACCACGCCGGACTCCTCGGTGTCGTCGCCGGGGTCCCGGCCGCGACGGGGAAGGCGGTGGCCTGA
- a CDS encoding ABC transporter permease produces MTATVTPASPRPTTAPDTAPGALRALARHRGRLIGAGAALALVLGAVLLGGGSWPASLAVDLSGPLERTSDWIIDNRDGHPLFLYFLGHVSNVVVVSVRAVYLLLLALGWAGVTAAAGLLAWRVAGVRLALTSVAAFGACGLLGMWVPTMQTLALMVVAVAASVLLGGLLGLAAGVSDRMHRILRPVLDTMQVLPAFAYLLPVVLVFGIGVPAAVLATVVYAAPPMARLTALGLRGADAGVMEAAASLGATGRQRLLTARLPLARKELLLGVNQSIMMALGMAVIASVIGAGGLGDRVYQALASVDVGAALAAGVPIVLLAIVLDRVTAAAGERLGAAPARGSRLGWAVALGATAVVAVAGRLTDRLGWPEAWTVDLAEPVNTAVDWMTAHLYSGVPLVGGTADWASGFTTWVLNPLRDGLQWLPWWAVLLTVGALALFIGTWRTAATAVLAMAAIGVLGVWDPALDTLSQVLAAVAVTLLLGVSLGIAAARNTRLGRALRPVLDVFQTMPQFVYLIPVVALFGVGRAPAVAAAVVYALPAVVRITAQGVRGVDPAAMESSRSLGATGRQQLFQVQLPLARPALLLAVNQGVVLVLAVVVIGGLVGGGALGYDAVFGLAQGDLATGLVAGAAIVCLGLMLDRVTQPTQRRDLAGKGA; encoded by the coding sequence ATGACCGCCACCGTCACCCCCGCCTCCCCCCGCCCCACGACCGCCCCCGACACCGCGCCCGGTGCGCTGCGCGCGCTCGCGCGCCACCGCGGCCGTCTGATCGGCGCCGGCGCCGCCCTGGCGCTGGTCCTCGGAGCCGTACTCCTGGGCGGCGGCAGCTGGCCCGCCTCGCTCGCCGTCGACCTGTCCGGACCACTGGAGCGCACCAGCGACTGGATCATCGACAACCGTGACGGCCACCCGCTGTTCCTCTACTTCCTCGGGCACGTCAGCAACGTCGTCGTCGTGTCCGTCCGCGCGGTGTACCTGCTGCTGCTCGCCCTCGGCTGGGCCGGCGTCACCGCCGCCGCCGGGCTGCTGGCCTGGCGGGTCGCGGGCGTCCGCCTCGCACTGACCTCCGTCGCCGCCTTCGGCGCCTGCGGACTGCTCGGCATGTGGGTGCCGACCATGCAGACGCTCGCCCTGATGGTCGTCGCCGTCGCCGCCTCCGTACTGCTCGGCGGTCTCCTCGGCCTGGCCGCCGGCGTCTCCGACCGGATGCACCGGATCCTGCGGCCGGTCCTCGACACCATGCAGGTGCTGCCGGCCTTCGCGTACCTGCTGCCCGTCGTCCTCGTCTTCGGCATCGGCGTCCCCGCCGCCGTCCTGGCGACCGTCGTCTACGCCGCCCCGCCCATGGCCCGGCTCACCGCCCTCGGGCTGCGCGGCGCGGACGCCGGCGTCATGGAGGCCGCCGCGTCCCTCGGCGCCACCGGCAGGCAGCGCCTGCTCACGGCCCGGCTGCCGCTGGCCCGCAAGGAGCTCCTGCTCGGTGTCAACCAGTCGATCATGATGGCGCTCGGCATGGCCGTCATCGCGTCCGTCATCGGAGCGGGCGGCCTCGGCGACCGCGTCTACCAGGCCCTGGCCTCCGTCGACGTCGGCGCCGCGCTCGCCGCCGGCGTGCCGATCGTGCTGCTCGCGATCGTCCTGGACCGGGTCACCGCCGCCGCCGGAGAGCGCCTCGGCGCGGCCCCGGCCCGCGGGTCCCGGCTCGGCTGGGCCGTCGCCCTCGGGGCGACGGCCGTCGTCGCCGTCGCCGGCCGGCTGACCGACCGGCTCGGCTGGCCCGAGGCGTGGACGGTCGATCTGGCCGAGCCCGTCAACACGGCCGTCGACTGGATGACCGCCCACCTCTATTCCGGTGTGCCCCTCGTCGGCGGTACCGCCGACTGGGCGAGCGGGTTCACCACCTGGGTCCTCAACCCCCTGCGCGACGGCCTGCAGTGGCTGCCCTGGTGGGCCGTCCTGCTGACGGTCGGCGCCCTCGCCCTGTTCATCGGCACCTGGCGCACCGCCGCGACCGCCGTCCTCGCGATGGCCGCGATCGGCGTGCTCGGCGTCTGGGACCCGGCGCTGGACACCCTGTCGCAGGTACTGGCCGCCGTCGCCGTGACCCTGCTGCTCGGCGTCTCGCTCGGGATCGCCGCGGCCCGCAACACCCGCCTGGGCCGCGCGCTGCGTCCGGTGCTCGACGTCTTCCAGACGATGCCGCAGTTCGTGTACCTGATTCCCGTGGTCGCCCTGTTCGGCGTGGGCCGCGCCCCCGCCGTCGCGGCCGCCGTCGTCTACGCGCTGCCCGCGGTCGTACGGATCACGGCCCAGGGCGTACGCGGAGTGGACCCGGCCGCCATGGAGTCCTCGCGCTCGCTCGGCGCGACCGGACGGCAGCAGCTGTTCCAGGTCCAACTGCCGCTGGCCCGGCCCGCGCTGCTGCTCGCCGTCAACCAGGGCGTGGTGCTCGTCCTCGCCGTCGTCGTCATCGGCGGCCTCGTGGGCGGCGGCGCGCTCGGTTACGACGCGGTGTTCGGCCTCGCCCAGGGCGACCTCGCCACCGGTCTGGTGGCCGGTGCGGCGATCGTCTGCCTCGGCCTCATGCTCGACCGCGTCACCCAGCCGACCCAGCGCCGTGACCTCGCGGGAAAGGGGGCCTGA